The Euwallacea fornicatus isolate EFF26 chromosome 20, ASM4011564v1, whole genome shotgun sequence genome includes the window TTCAACATTCTTCTCTCTCTATTGCGTCAATGTCAATGTCACACACCAAATTCATCTGGCTCTGTGAAAACTGGTCACCTGTTAAAGAAAACGAAGCGAAATGATTTgtctaaaacaaatacaaaactttaaattttaaaaaagaaaataaacatggAAGCGTGTTTGGCAGTGGAAAAAGACGTGGAAAAAGTGATTGCCAAATTCACAGGAATTAACGAACATGGTAAACGGGTCCTCTCGGACCTGGTGGATCAAATAAGCAGCCTGAAACAGGAGTTGCAAAATGGTACGTCCTTTCTTTGTTAAAAGTTAgtctattttaaaactttctgcGTAATCTCGGAACCAAGTATCAACATTTGCTTTGTATCCGGGTTAATGAAATTACTGTCTATAATTCATGCTCCAATTCAATGGAGCAAAACTAAGTACAGGTCTCAATTAGGAAAATTTGTCTGGTGTTGATTGTTTCGACTAGTAGGTCAATGGCCAGCTAAAGCGTCTGATAACGACGGTGATAGCCTAATAATTTTCAGCAAGTTGTAGCTGAAAAATTTCACTATAATAATATggtgttaaagaaatttatcttGGAATGTATTACATTTGAGTTCAAATTAGGttttaacaaggaaaacaGGATGTCAAGAACTTGAGTGCAATTATTGTAGTAGGTGATTCTTTAATAATGAAGAGGAATCTGAAAagattaagaatttttaatagcaGTTTGCATATTAAAATCTATAGTACAGGGTAACCAGATTTACTACTTACTGTTTGTAATAATTTCCTCAACCAATTGAAAAGAACACAAGGGGTCCCAACAGAAcccataatttaaatatatttaaactaaatatattaGTCTAATATATtgtgtttaagaaaaattatttcagtgTCAGTTTCTTTAGTTAGATATCtacctaaaaaaaaagttgtttatttttttccttaacttTAGCTCCTGAAGACCACATTTTGACAAGTGTCCAGCAAGAGTTACTTAAACAAACAATGACGAAAATAAAAGATGTAACGTCATGCCTTACACAAGAGCACAGAGATCTACACAGTTCTGTATCCAAAGTAGGAAAATCAATTGACCGTAATTTCACCCAAGATTTTGGAGCTTGCAGCAGAGACAGTGTATTCAATGATCCagaaaaagttaatattataaataaggtCATTTGTAATCATTACTACAGGTTAGTTTCACCAACtataaaacattcaaagtGAATTTTATGGCTAATGAATTATAGGCAAGGAATGCATGACGTTGCTGATACTTTAGTTGAAGAGGCCCAGGTTTCAGTAGAATGTTATGATAAAGAGCCTTTCACTCAGATTCACCATATTTGTGAAAGcttaaataatagaaatttggAGCCCTTGATAGCATGGGCTACTGCCCTTCATGATGCTTTAGAAGCACAAAATTCCCCTCTGGAGTTTATGATCCATAGATTAAAGTATATagaacttttaagaaaagGACCTATTCATCAAGCAGATGCAATTGCATATGCAAGAAATCATTTTAGAAACTTTGTTCATAAACATGAAAAAGGTGTGGTTTTGCTAATGTAACAGAACCTTTAtctatttatttgcttttatagATATTCAGACTTTAATGGGGATGCTACTCTACGTACCCAATGGCATAAGCCATTCTCCCTATAGTTCGTACTTCACCACAGATAGTGAAATGTGGTTAGAAATTTATGAGATGTTCATCAAGGACGCGTGTCAGATGCTGGGAGTGTGTGTTAATAGTCCGTTGATTACTTGTATTAATGCAGGATGTCAGGCAATTCCTGCTCTGCTCAATATAAAGCAAGTTATGATGCAGAGGCAGGTCAGTCAAATATGGAAGGGAACTGAAGAACTTCCGGTTAGTAAAAGTTGTCTTTTTTGGTGGAAATTTgaacttaaatttttgaacaaaatataaCTAATATTATGTAATAATTTAGATTGAAATCGACTTAGGCTCAGACAGCAGGTACCACTCGATGTTCGCTTGCCCCATATTAAGGCAGCAATCGACGAAAAACAATCCTCCCATGAGACTGATTTGTGGTCACGTAATATCGAAGGACGCCTTGCAAAAACTGGCAAGTGGAAATAAgtatgtttcattttaatctTGGAGAAGTGTGTGAAAATGATGTTGTTTTAGACTGAAATGTCCCTACTGTCCGATGGAACAATCTCCACAAGACGCTaggcaaatttatttttagatcgcTCTGGGAATGGTGTTTGGAGAAATAAGTCAATTAGCCATTTTGAGATTAATCGTAAAATATCGTCGTCAAAAGGGTTTGTCACAAATTTGGGTCTTATGACAATTTTCTTTGACTGCCATTTTGTTGgagattttttccttaatccTATTAAGGCGATGTTACTAATTATAGAGGGTGCttaacgcattttttttttgtagatttaaaaaaaaacgtaaatcttcggtttttagaaaaaagtttatgcaAATTGTCGGGAAAGAAACTCGTACTGGGACAAATATAGGAAGTTAGGCATCAAAAGTTTTGAAACACTATGTATCTCAGTCAGGAGTGGCTTGCAACAGTTTGCCTAAAAGAAGACATATTTTCGACAACCTTGCATCTGCAGggataattaataaaatattgttttgttttttagagGTTTCAATCAGGAAGAGAGGTTTGTAGACAGAATTGTTAAATTATGGTTTAAGCTTAGTTCTGTCAAACACTTTCCTTGTATATTCCGAAAACCTAtatggaatttatttatgttagaTTGATGTTGTGACGGTAAAGCATTTCTTATGCATGTCAAAATTTATGAAGATCAAGTTTAGGTGAAATGTCTTAAAACCATTATTCAATAATTAGGCCTAAAAGTCGcacttctttgaaaaattatttaagttgTCTGGCTTTTCAAATAGTCTACTAATTGAAGCGACAACCCCTGTATATCTAGTGACGCTAGAAAGATGAAATAATTGAAGTATTGTTCATTATATTAATGAACAGAAATTTGGCGCCAGTTAGTGGAAGGAATATCGGATATTTTGTCCAGTGGGTTGTTGGTCCAGGCTCGTTTTTAATAGATTCACGCATTAATAAGTACATTTTGCCGTGACGTCCCTTatataaagtttcaaaagtgaTCTCCGTAAGCCTGAGCAAACAAACCTCATTTTTGTGGGTAACAGTCGTTTTAAGTCGTTGTTTTCTACTAATATGAGCACTCATTACATTTAGATAGCCATTTTTGCTTCAATAAGTAATAGCAATAGATATATCGGCtaatttaatatcaaattaGAGCCGTgcttgaaataaatatgtaccgaaaattaaaaaaaaaactaaaaatattttttaagatatccATATTTCTAAAgatgatttaaaatataaaatcgtATGTTTCTATGAAGTATTTTACTGCGCGACCCTTGAAGCTACCTGGTTAAAAGCAGATTTGTTACTTAAGTCACTGGTTCTTATTAGCAACAAACAATATGCAATATCTTATTgaaacacaataaataaaatcgttaTAATAAACTAGTTAATTCTATCAATGGCATTCACAATACTTCTTGCCATTTAAATACAATACATCATTGGGCATTCGAGTCATGAAAGCAACATTAGACTGTGTTGCGATCTGCTGTCCCCAGATTTCTATGTGATAGTTTATCATCTGCGAATTTTGGCCTCGCATTTCAATCCTCACACTGGTTTTTCCGATACCCCCCTCACTGATTCTCGTATCAGCTGCATTTTTGTCTTTGGGCATAAGGTTTTGAACTCGTATACACGTAATTTGGTACATGTTATTGCCATTCCAAGTATACtgaaaacagttttaaattaatttagtacGTATTGTACCTATAAATTAACATGGATTGCAAATTAATGCAAGAGTTGTGAGCGcgtatatattatatatattttttaccctCGTATAAAAGTGTAGTATGTGTTTTTCACACGTTAATCATAGGAGCcgtattttatgttttttactaCAGCTTCACAGACTGCTCCGCCAGACTAAGAGAAAAACATGATTTTCTagataatatttcatttccatACTTACCatggtttttttgtttgtgtatGGATCTGCTTCTTTTCTGACATCTTCATCAACCAACTTATTACCAATACAGTTTCCTTGGTCAATGCTAAAAGTGTAGTCGGACCATTCTAAATTATTTCTGGAATCAGTCGGAGAGTAAATGTTTGATCGTCGATTTGACGTTGTACCGTAGTAATTATTGTATTCGGCCAGGCACAAACAGCCCAAATTTAAGACGAATACAATTAGAACGATCGAGTTCTTCATTTTCGAATAGTATCACTAGGGTAAAGTTTATCTGGTCAGACGCACTTATTCAGTTGTAATTGACGAATCAGTTGTTTGTGAACcatttgaattatttgttAATCTTTAACCCGGTTTATTATCGTTAGAATAACAAAGAATTATTTTCGGTATTTTGATCAAAATTCGCTAatgttttaatgtttttcatgAGAAAAGTTATCGAAATGTCAAGGAAAATACATAGCGACCTTATATCGAAGTATTATAGGTGTATAAAagtttagcattttttatGTACGAAGAGTGTTGATGGACGCATATCAGTATATTCAACTTTCTATTCCCATTCCAACAGCCTAGATTCCTGGTGTATTACTTCAAGGCTTATAAGTTCCAGAAAGTGTGATTTAGAATAAGAATCTAAAAAGATATATGAAAAGCATGGCTTTTTTCGCCCCGGTGTGTCTTCAGATTGAATTTTGTAGAGAAAAGTAACTTGTTTTAGTTACACCCTgtttatgtgaaaatttatattatcacCGGACATGACTTTTGATTTTCTGCATCTCCTTCCACTCGAATTGCTTTGAAGCGCGATTAAGTAACAAGACAAAATTGCTAATAGGAGTGGCGCAAAGTGATCTATGTTTCGGTAAGATACCAAAATGTCAAGATAGGTAGGAGCCAAAATACATTTGAATAACTTGTATACTGGAAATTTAATACTACAGCATGATCTCGTACGTAGTGGAATAGAGTTCCGAAATAAATCGAatcaattcatttttaaaataatataatttattgcatttccATATTGTGGTTGTCCCATCAAACTATCTCACAATACGTAGTCATACCCGGTTAGTAATAAATACGATAAACAAATGTGTATTTAAAACTCGACACCCCTGAACGGAAAATCGTTACTTTCTTCCAAATCTTCTGCACCGATGGCTCTAAAATCTTGATTGTAACTATCCAAAATCTCCATTTCCTCAGGAGTCAGCTTAAAATCAAAGatatcaatattttgtttGATTCTAGCTGGATTTTCCGATTTTGGAATTGGAATTACACCTAGTTGAACCAAGTATCTAGTCAATGGttaaaaataggtttttgCATATTGGCTGGTAATAGTAAATTCAAACCTGAGGATAACTTGTGAACTATTTTTTCCATACTTCTGGCCAATTTTCACTAACTGaggatcattaaaatcaattGCAGGATCATTAGTTGTCTTCCAGGGCCTTGCAGGGGATGCAAAAGGACTGTATGCAGTGATTGCAATACCCCTTTCTTTGCAAAACGCCGTTAGTTTTTTTTGGTTCAATAAGGGAGTGACCTCAATCTAGAGCAAGGAAACAACTTctcataaatttcattaaattcttgGCTACATACCTGGTTCATGACAGGCTTAATTCTGGCTTTTTCCAAAATCCTCAGAATCTGTTTGCTATTGAAGTTTGACAATCCTATGCTTTTAGCCAAATTCAAGTCGACACATTGTTCCATACCAGCCCATGTTTCACAGAAATCATGATCAACAATTACAGTGTTCTGTTATattatttcaatgaatttCTGAGTAGTATTAAGATGAAGAGAGATACCTTGAATGGCAAATTAATGTCAATGGGTCCTTTTACACTTTGTGCAGCCACTGGCCAGTGAATCAGATATAAATCAACATAGTCCAACCCTAGATTCTTCAGTGATTCCTTCAAAGCTGGAACTACTTGGTCTTTTTCATGGAATGTGTTCCATAGTTTGGTGGTAATAAACAGTTCTTCCCGTTTCACCAGGccttaaattcaatattaagtTGGGTTTTAACCTGATAAACTATATTCATACCTTCTTCTATGGCTTTTCTAACTCCTTCACCCACCTCTTTTTCATTTCCATACAACCAAGCTGCATCAATGAGCCTATATCCTTCTTTGATAGCATATTCAACTGCTTGTGCACATTGTCCAGGTGAAGACTGAAACATTGAAGTTATATTAGTATTCATTGAATTATGGTAgtattataaaactttttcgaACTCACAAGCCACGTTCCCAACCCAAGAGCTGGACATTTTTTGGTGTTACTCAATATAATTTCAGCAGCAAGCACCATTTTGGTCCAATGTTGAAAGGTATATGATAGTAACTCGCCGAATACGCTTTTATTGGTCTTATCTGCAAGGATTATGTATCAATAAGATGACTTGCATTTTCAGGTGTTTTACTTTGATTATAAagctgaatttttaatagttgTTTCCAATTTGTATTGATGTTCTTATAATGTTAAAAGAACTTTTGGATTTTATAAATTCGAAATGGTGCATTCCAGGACGCTCTCAGGAGACTTCTTACAAATTGCAGTTAATCctgtaattttataataaaaaaataggagTTTTAACCTGTTTTTGAGGTCGATCCTATTGTAAGGTGTGATGGCTTAGCATTTGtatatgagattttttttatcgtattaattcatttagtaaattaaaatctcCCGTCGTACCGTAGTTATTTGAGGTTAGGTTCAGTTAATTGCGTGAGtataaattaatgatttacTTGTAATTCTTACCAGAGAGAAAACTTACAACTTACACCTTGATAATAAATTACgtataaaattcataatagaGTGAATGATCCTctctagaaaatttatttataagtaTAGatatatgaataaataatatctaaaaagtgtatcaaaatataattgagatcataaaaaaataaagaaatctgTATAATTTCTTATGGCACCATCTGTGTAAGAATGGTCAAATTAAGCATTGCGTGGCAGAAGAGCTCAGCATCTCTCCATAGTTTCAACATAAACTTTGATTTGGCGCCATCCATATGTGTTTAACGTAAGTAAAtcttttcccatttaaaaatctataatttttttatagcgCCATCTCTGTGTAAATAATCAATATGAGCATTGTGCCATAGAAGAAGTCTATTTCTTTGTAAGGCTACTGCTTCCCGTGATTTGTAGTTGACACCACCACCTTATTGCGAAACCGACGGCATGTTGATGCATCCTTTCAAAAATCTATTCATAAAAGAAGGTATACGCGTATACCTCCGATCAATTTATTGAGATATTACTCATatcgtaatttattatttcacattAAAGATAACAGGACACTTCTAAATATTATGATCACTAATCTCATTAATACTTGAATatacatcttgaaaatctttatggtaaacacaaatctttactcttcaaaattttggagtatttactaatttatcgttttctacaaacaaacaaaaaatatttgataaatgaCTCTTGATCGTTATCATCGAATTCAATTTAGGCAAGTTGAGTAGGTTAGACTTCATCATGtccttttattaatttggcatAAAATTTACGGACAATGTTAATTGGACcataaaaacaaatgactTATTAGCCACATATCAGTATTAATAATTGGACAATTTGCCTCATGTGGAGGTTATAGCGTCTGATAAATACTGATAGATGGATTAG containing:
- the Sou gene encoding E3 ubiquitin-protein ligase RMND5A, which produces MEACLAVEKDVEKVIAKFTGINEHGKRVLSDLVDQISSLKQELQNAPEDHILTSVQQELLKQTMTKIKDVTSCLTQEHRDLHSSVSKVGKSIDRNFTQDFGACSRDSVFNDPEKVNIINKVICNHYYRQGMHDVADTLVEEAQVSVECYDKEPFTQIHHICESLNNRNLEPLIAWATALHDALEAQNSPLEFMIHRLKYIELLRKGPIHQADAIAYARNHFRNFVHKHEKDIQTLMGMLLYVPNGISHSPYSSYFTTDSEMWLEIYEMFIKDACQMLGVCVNSPLITCINAGCQAIPALLNIKQVMMQRQVSQIWKGTEELPIEIDLGSDSRYHSMFACPILRQQSTKNNPPMRLICGHVISKDALQKLASGNKLKCPYCPMEQSPQDARQIYF
- the LOC136345573 gene encoding aldo-keto reductase family 1 member B1-like; amino-acid sequence: MVLAAEIILSNTKKCPALGLGTWLSSPGQCAQAVEYAIKEGYRLIDAAWLYGNEKEVGEGVRKAIEEGLVKREELFITTKLWNTFHEKDQVVPALKESLKNLGLDYVDLYLIHWPVAAQSVKGPIDINLPFKNTVIVDHDFCETWAGMEQCVDLNLAKSIGLSNFNSKQILRILEKARIKPVMNQIEVTPLLNQKKLTAFCKERGIAITAYSPFASPARPWKTTNDPAIDFNDPQLVKIGQKYGKNSSQVILRYLVQLGVIPIPKSENPARIKQNIDIFDFKLTPEEMEILDSYNQDFRAIGAEDLEESNDFPFRGVEF